The following coding sequences lie in one Chiroxiphia lanceolata isolate bChiLan1 chromosome 19, bChiLan1.pri, whole genome shotgun sequence genomic window:
- the RNF157 gene encoding E3 ubiquitin ligase RNF157 isoform X3, which produces MGALTSRQNAGVEEVDIPANSVYRYPPKSGSYFANHFIMGGEKFDSTHPEGYLFGENSDLNFLGNRPVVEPVKTLRSLINIRKDTLRLVKCSEEVKTPGEEVSKAKVHYNVEFTFDTDTRVAITIYYQATEEFHNGVASYIPRDNSLQSETVHYKRGVCQQFCVPSHTIDPSEWSEEELGFDLDREVYPMVVQAVVDEGEEHIGHCHVLLATFEKHSDGTFCVKPLKQKQVVDGVSYLLQEIYGIENKYNTQDSKVAEDEVSDNSAECVVCLSDVRDTLILPCRHLCLCNTCADTLRYQANNCPICRLPFRALLQIRAMRKKLGPLSPTSFNPIIASQTSDSEEHSSSENIPPGYEVVSLLEALNGPLTPSPAALPLRALGDPPGMGTLPSYGSDGPLPALRALSPLQRLPDCGPPGLKLKKSISKSVSQNSSILPEEEDEKSCTESEPRVSRRRSPARCEEECGATPESENFTLSSSGAIDQSSCTGTPLSSTISSPEGTEPVSSSLAQSVMSMASSQSQHSQLSTDTVSSMSGSYVAPGTEEEEEEEEEEGDMLPSPAAASVTASDGESTPVESPDVNFVSISAEELDAEGNDVLEDEDASPTQEDGPRTGAFLGLRCDNNNDMGIAHVKALDNKLCSEACLPGSSVRVKVHVRSVPTRFSPPTLVSPPCPELHKGDKCIGDPWSPHGPKGAVGWGSFLSLVWRNGAKKQGKALQGVSINTFVDKLKATLPLPCPFA; this is translated from the exons ATGGGGGCTCTGACCAGCCGGCAGAACGCAGGGGTGGAGGAAGTGGATATCCCCGCTAATTCCGTCTACAGATACCCCCCGAAATCCG GGAGCTACTTTGCGAACCACTTCATCATGGGAGGCGAGAAGTTCGACTCCACACACCCCGAGGGGTATCTCTTCGGGGAGAACAGCGACCTCAACTTCCTGGGGAACCGGCCCGTGGTG GAACCCGTGAAGACCCTCAGGAGCTTAATCAATATCCGCAAGGACACCCTGCGCCTCGTCAA GTGCTCGGAGGAGGTGAAGACCCCCGGGGAAGAAGTCAGCAAAGCCAAGGTGCACTACAACGTGGAGTTCACCTTCGACACGGACACCCGCGTGGCCATCACCATCTACTACCAGGCAACCGAGGAGTTTCACAATGGGGTGGCCAG CTACATCCCCAGGGACAACAGCCTGCAGTCGGAGACAGTGCACTACAAGCGGGGGGTGTGCCAGCAGTTCTGTGTGCCCTCCCACACCATCGACCCCTCTGAGTGGAGCGAGGAGGAG ctggGCTTCGACCTGGACCGGGAGGTGTATCCCATGGTGGTGCAGGCGGTGGTGGATGAAGGAGAGG AGCACATCGGGCACTGCCATGTGCTGCTGGCCACCTTTGAGAAG caCAGTGATGGCACCTTCTGTGTGAAACCCCTCAAGCAGAAGCAAGTG GTGGATGGTGTGAGCTACCTCCTGCAGGAGATCTATGGCATTGAGAACAAGTACAACACACAGGATTCCAAG GTGGCCGAGGACGAGGTGAGCGATAACAGCGCCGAGTGTGTCGTCTGCCTGTCGGACGTGCGTGACACCCTCATCCTGCCCTGCCGGCACCTCTGCCTCTGCAACACCTGCGCCGACACCCTGCGCTACCAGGCCAACAACTGCCCCATCTGCAGGCTGC CTTTCCGAGCCCTGCTTCAAATCCGAGCCATGAGGAAGAAGCTGGGTCCCCTCTCGCCCACCAGCTTCAATCCCATCATCGCCTCGCAGACCTCGGACTCTGAGGAGCACTCG TCCTCAGAGAACATTCCCCCTGGCTATGAGGTGGTGTCGCTGCTGGAGGCCCTCAATGGGCCGCTCACACCCTCTCCGGCTGCTCTGCCACTGCGGGCCCTGGGGGACCCCCCGGGCATGGGGACCCTCCCCTCCTATGGCAGTGACGGCCCCCTGCCCGCCCTGAGGGCCCTCTCGCCCCTCCAGCGCCTGCCCGACTGCGGCCCCCCGGGGCTCAAGCTGAAGAAGAGCATCTCCAA GTCCGTCTCGCAGAACTCCTCCATCCTGCctgaagaggaggatgagaagTCGTGCACCGAGTCGGAGCCGAGGGTGTCCAGGAGGAGATCCCCAGCCCGGTGTGAGGAG GAATGTGGCGCGACACCAGAGAGCGAAAACTTCACCCTGTCATCATCAGGAGCCATTGACCAGTCCTCATGCACTGGGACACCCCTCTCCTCCACCATCTCGTCCCCGGAAGGTACAG AGCCCgtcagcagcagcctggcacagtCCGTCATGTCCATGGCCTCCTCCCAGAGCCAGcactcccagctcagcaccgACACTGTGTCCTCCATGTCTGGCTCCTACGTTGCTCCtggcacagaggaggaagaggaggaggaggaggaggagggggacaTGCTCCCCTCACCCGCGGCCGCAAGCGTCACAGCCTCTGATGGAGAG TCAACGCCTGTGGAGTCCCCAGATGTAAACTTTGTCAGCATCTCTGCCGAGGAGCTCGATGCCGAG ggcaaCGATGTGCTGGAGGATGAGGACGCCTCTCCCACGCAGGAAGACG GCCCGAGGACAGGCGCTTTCCTCGGTCTGAGGTGTGACAATAACAATGACATGGGCATCGCACACGTGAAAGCGCTGGACAATAAACTGTGCTCTGAGGCCTGCTTACCTG GCTCCTCTGTCCGTGTGAAAGTTCATGTTCGCTCTGTGCCAACACGGTTTTCTCCACCCACgcttgtgtcccctccctgcccagagTTGCACAAAGGTGACAAATGTATTGGTGACCCCTGGTCCCCGCACGGGCCAAAGGGAGCAGTGGGCTGGGGATCCTTCCTCAGCCTTGTGTGGAGAAATGGGGcaaaaaaacaaggcaaagcCCTCCAAGGGGTCTCCATCAATACATTTGTGGACAAGCTGAAAGCAACTCTGCCCTTGCCTTGCCCCTTTGCCTAA
- the RNF157 gene encoding E3 ubiquitin ligase RNF157 isoform X2, whose amino-acid sequence MGALTSRQNAGVEEVDIPANSVYRYPPKSGSYFANHFIMGGEKFDSTHPEGYLFGENSDLNFLGNRPVVFPYAAPPPQEPVKTLRSLINIRKDTLRLVKCSEEVKTPGEEVSKAKVHYNVEFTFDTDTRVAITIYYQATEEFHNGVASYIPRDNSLQSETVHYKRGVCQQFCVPSHTIDPSEWSEEELGFDLDREVYPMVVQAVVDEGEEHIGHCHVLLATFEKHSDGTFCVKPLKQKQVVDGVSYLLQEIYGIENKYNTQDSKVAEDEVSDNSAECVVCLSDVRDTLILPCRHLCLCNTCADTLRYQANNCPICRLPFRALLQIRAMRKKLGPLSPTSFNPIIASQTSDSEEHSSSENIPPGYEVVSLLEALNGPLTPSPAALPLRALGDPPGMGTLPSYGSDGPLPALRALSPLQRLPDCGPPGLKLKKSISKSVSQNSSILPEEEDEKSCTESEPRVSRRRSPARCEEECGATPESENFTLSSSGAIDQSSCTGTPLSSTISSPEEPVSSSLAQSVMSMASSQSQHSQLSTDTVSSMSGSYVAPGTEEEEEEEEEEGDMLPSPAAASVTASDGESTPVESPDVNFVSISAEELDAEGNDVLEDEDASPTQEDGPRTGAFLGLRCDNNNDMGIAHVKALDNKLCSEACLPGSSVRVKVHVRSVPTRFSPPTLVSPPCPELHKGDKCIGDPWSPHGPKGAVGWGSFLSLVWRNGAKKQGKALQGVSINTFVDKLKATLPLPCPFA is encoded by the exons ATGGGGGCTCTGACCAGCCGGCAGAACGCAGGGGTGGAGGAAGTGGATATCCCCGCTAATTCCGTCTACAGATACCCCCCGAAATCCG GGAGCTACTTTGCGAACCACTTCATCATGGGAGGCGAGAAGTTCGACTCCACACACCCCGAGGGGTATCTCTTCGGGGAGAACAGCGACCTCAACTTCCTGGGGAACCGGCCCGTGGTG TTCCCTTACGCTGCTCCACCTCCTCAGGAACCCGTGAAGACCCTCAGGAGCTTAATCAATATCCGCAAGGACACCCTGCGCCTCGTCAA GTGCTCGGAGGAGGTGAAGACCCCCGGGGAAGAAGTCAGCAAAGCCAAGGTGCACTACAACGTGGAGTTCACCTTCGACACGGACACCCGCGTGGCCATCACCATCTACTACCAGGCAACCGAGGAGTTTCACAATGGGGTGGCCAG CTACATCCCCAGGGACAACAGCCTGCAGTCGGAGACAGTGCACTACAAGCGGGGGGTGTGCCAGCAGTTCTGTGTGCCCTCCCACACCATCGACCCCTCTGAGTGGAGCGAGGAGGAG ctggGCTTCGACCTGGACCGGGAGGTGTATCCCATGGTGGTGCAGGCGGTGGTGGATGAAGGAGAGG AGCACATCGGGCACTGCCATGTGCTGCTGGCCACCTTTGAGAAG caCAGTGATGGCACCTTCTGTGTGAAACCCCTCAAGCAGAAGCAAGTG GTGGATGGTGTGAGCTACCTCCTGCAGGAGATCTATGGCATTGAGAACAAGTACAACACACAGGATTCCAAG GTGGCCGAGGACGAGGTGAGCGATAACAGCGCCGAGTGTGTCGTCTGCCTGTCGGACGTGCGTGACACCCTCATCCTGCCCTGCCGGCACCTCTGCCTCTGCAACACCTGCGCCGACACCCTGCGCTACCAGGCCAACAACTGCCCCATCTGCAGGCTGC CTTTCCGAGCCCTGCTTCAAATCCGAGCCATGAGGAAGAAGCTGGGTCCCCTCTCGCCCACCAGCTTCAATCCCATCATCGCCTCGCAGACCTCGGACTCTGAGGAGCACTCG TCCTCAGAGAACATTCCCCCTGGCTATGAGGTGGTGTCGCTGCTGGAGGCCCTCAATGGGCCGCTCACACCCTCTCCGGCTGCTCTGCCACTGCGGGCCCTGGGGGACCCCCCGGGCATGGGGACCCTCCCCTCCTATGGCAGTGACGGCCCCCTGCCCGCCCTGAGGGCCCTCTCGCCCCTCCAGCGCCTGCCCGACTGCGGCCCCCCGGGGCTCAAGCTGAAGAAGAGCATCTCCAA GTCCGTCTCGCAGAACTCCTCCATCCTGCctgaagaggaggatgagaagTCGTGCACCGAGTCGGAGCCGAGGGTGTCCAGGAGGAGATCCCCAGCCCGGTGTGAGGAG GAATGTGGCGCGACACCAGAGAGCGAAAACTTCACCCTGTCATCATCAGGAGCCATTGACCAGTCCTCATGCACTGGGACACCCCTCTCCTCCACCATCTCGTCCCCGGAAG AGCCCgtcagcagcagcctggcacagtCCGTCATGTCCATGGCCTCCTCCCAGAGCCAGcactcccagctcagcaccgACACTGTGTCCTCCATGTCTGGCTCCTACGTTGCTCCtggcacagaggaggaagaggaggaggaggaggaggagggggacaTGCTCCCCTCACCCGCGGCCGCAAGCGTCACAGCCTCTGATGGAGAG TCAACGCCTGTGGAGTCCCCAGATGTAAACTTTGTCAGCATCTCTGCCGAGGAGCTCGATGCCGAG ggcaaCGATGTGCTGGAGGATGAGGACGCCTCTCCCACGCAGGAAGACG GCCCGAGGACAGGCGCTTTCCTCGGTCTGAGGTGTGACAATAACAATGACATGGGCATCGCACACGTGAAAGCGCTGGACAATAAACTGTGCTCTGAGGCCTGCTTACCTG GCTCCTCTGTCCGTGTGAAAGTTCATGTTCGCTCTGTGCCAACACGGTTTTCTCCACCCACgcttgtgtcccctccctgcccagagTTGCACAAAGGTGACAAATGTATTGGTGACCCCTGGTCCCCGCACGGGCCAAAGGGAGCAGTGGGCTGGGGATCCTTCCTCAGCCTTGTGTGGAGAAATGGGGcaaaaaaacaaggcaaagcCCTCCAAGGGGTCTCCATCAATACATTTGTGGACAAGCTGAAAGCAACTCTGCCCTTGCCTTGCCCCTTTGCCTAA
- the RNF157 gene encoding E3 ubiquitin ligase RNF157 isoform X6 — MGALTSRQNAGVEEVDIPANSVYRYPPKSGSYFANHFIMGGEKFDSTHPEGYLFGENSDLNFLGNRPVVFPYAAPPPQEPVKTLRSLINIRKDTLRLVKCSEEVKTPGEEVSKAKVHYNVEFTFDTDTRVAITIYYQATEEFHNGVASYIPRDNSLQSETVHYKRGVCQQFCVPSHTIDPSEWSEEELGFDLDREVYPMVVQAVVDEGEEHIGHCHVLLATFEKHSDGTFCVKPLKQKQVVDGVSYLLQEIYGIENKYNTQDSKVAEDEVSDNSAECVVCLSDVRDTLILPCRHLCLCNTCADTLRYQANNCPICRLPFRALLQIRAMRKKLGPLSPTSFNPIIASQTSDSEEHSSSENIPPGYEVVSLLEALNGPLTPSPAALPLRALGDPPGMGTLPSYGSDGPLPALRALSPLQRLPDCGPPGLKLKKSISKSVSQNSSILPEEEDEKSCTESEPRVSRRRSPARCEEECGATPESENFTLSSSGAIDQSSCTGTPLSSTISSPEEPVSSSLAQSVMSMASSQSQHSQLSTDTVSSMSGSYVAPGTEEEEEEEEEEGDMLPSPAAASVTASDGESTPVESPDVNFVSISAEELDAEGNDVLEDEDASPTQEDGPRTGAFLGLRCDNNNDMGIAHVKALDNKLCSEACLPGPEATNNNVRLQQTPRPRRPPGTRDLEQAATTLPV, encoded by the exons ATGGGGGCTCTGACCAGCCGGCAGAACGCAGGGGTGGAGGAAGTGGATATCCCCGCTAATTCCGTCTACAGATACCCCCCGAAATCCG GGAGCTACTTTGCGAACCACTTCATCATGGGAGGCGAGAAGTTCGACTCCACACACCCCGAGGGGTATCTCTTCGGGGAGAACAGCGACCTCAACTTCCTGGGGAACCGGCCCGTGGTG TTCCCTTACGCTGCTCCACCTCCTCAGGAACCCGTGAAGACCCTCAGGAGCTTAATCAATATCCGCAAGGACACCCTGCGCCTCGTCAA GTGCTCGGAGGAGGTGAAGACCCCCGGGGAAGAAGTCAGCAAAGCCAAGGTGCACTACAACGTGGAGTTCACCTTCGACACGGACACCCGCGTGGCCATCACCATCTACTACCAGGCAACCGAGGAGTTTCACAATGGGGTGGCCAG CTACATCCCCAGGGACAACAGCCTGCAGTCGGAGACAGTGCACTACAAGCGGGGGGTGTGCCAGCAGTTCTGTGTGCCCTCCCACACCATCGACCCCTCTGAGTGGAGCGAGGAGGAG ctggGCTTCGACCTGGACCGGGAGGTGTATCCCATGGTGGTGCAGGCGGTGGTGGATGAAGGAGAGG AGCACATCGGGCACTGCCATGTGCTGCTGGCCACCTTTGAGAAG caCAGTGATGGCACCTTCTGTGTGAAACCCCTCAAGCAGAAGCAAGTG GTGGATGGTGTGAGCTACCTCCTGCAGGAGATCTATGGCATTGAGAACAAGTACAACACACAGGATTCCAAG GTGGCCGAGGACGAGGTGAGCGATAACAGCGCCGAGTGTGTCGTCTGCCTGTCGGACGTGCGTGACACCCTCATCCTGCCCTGCCGGCACCTCTGCCTCTGCAACACCTGCGCCGACACCCTGCGCTACCAGGCCAACAACTGCCCCATCTGCAGGCTGC CTTTCCGAGCCCTGCTTCAAATCCGAGCCATGAGGAAGAAGCTGGGTCCCCTCTCGCCCACCAGCTTCAATCCCATCATCGCCTCGCAGACCTCGGACTCTGAGGAGCACTCG TCCTCAGAGAACATTCCCCCTGGCTATGAGGTGGTGTCGCTGCTGGAGGCCCTCAATGGGCCGCTCACACCCTCTCCGGCTGCTCTGCCACTGCGGGCCCTGGGGGACCCCCCGGGCATGGGGACCCTCCCCTCCTATGGCAGTGACGGCCCCCTGCCCGCCCTGAGGGCCCTCTCGCCCCTCCAGCGCCTGCCCGACTGCGGCCCCCCGGGGCTCAAGCTGAAGAAGAGCATCTCCAA GTCCGTCTCGCAGAACTCCTCCATCCTGCctgaagaggaggatgagaagTCGTGCACCGAGTCGGAGCCGAGGGTGTCCAGGAGGAGATCCCCAGCCCGGTGTGAGGAG GAATGTGGCGCGACACCAGAGAGCGAAAACTTCACCCTGTCATCATCAGGAGCCATTGACCAGTCCTCATGCACTGGGACACCCCTCTCCTCCACCATCTCGTCCCCGGAAG AGCCCgtcagcagcagcctggcacagtCCGTCATGTCCATGGCCTCCTCCCAGAGCCAGcactcccagctcagcaccgACACTGTGTCCTCCATGTCTGGCTCCTACGTTGCTCCtggcacagaggaggaagaggaggaggaggaggaggagggggacaTGCTCCCCTCACCCGCGGCCGCAAGCGTCACAGCCTCTGATGGAGAG TCAACGCCTGTGGAGTCCCCAGATGTAAACTTTGTCAGCATCTCTGCCGAGGAGCTCGATGCCGAG ggcaaCGATGTGCTGGAGGATGAGGACGCCTCTCCCACGCAGGAAGACG GCCCGAGGACAGGCGCTTTCCTCGGTCTGAGGTGTGACAATAACAATGACATGGGCATCGCACACGTGAAAGCGCTGGACAATAAACTGTGCTCTGAGGCCTGCTTACCTG GCCCAGAGGCCACCAACAACAACGTGCGGCTGCAGCAGacgccccggccccgccgcccccccggcaCCCGAGACCTGGAGCAGGCAGCGACCACCCTGCCCGTGTGA
- the RNF157 gene encoding E3 ubiquitin ligase RNF157 isoform X5, whose translation MGALTSRQNAGVEEVDIPANSVYRYPPKSGSYFANHFIMGGEKFDSTHPEGYLFGENSDLNFLGNRPVVFPYAAPPPQEPVKTLRSLINIRKDTLRLVKCSEEVKTPGEEVSKAKVHYNVEFTFDTDTRVAITIYYQATEEFHNGVASYIPRDNSLQSETVHYKRGVCQQFCVPSHTIDPSEWSEEELGFDLDREVYPMVVQAVVDEGEEHIGHCHVLLATFEKHSDGTFCVKPLKQKQVVDGVSYLLQEIYGIENKYNTQDSKVAEDEVSDNSAECVVCLSDVRDTLILPCRHLCLCNTCADTLRYQANNCPICRLPFRALLQIRAMRKKLGPLSPTSFNPIIASQTSDSEEHSSSENIPPGYEVVSLLEALNGPLTPSPAALPLRALGDPPGMGTLPSYGSDGPLPALRALSPLQRLPDCGPPGLKLKKSISKSVSQNSSILPEEEDEKSCTESEPRVSRRRSPARCEEECGATPESENFTLSSSGAIDQSSCTGTPLSSTISSPEGTEPVSSSLAQSVMSMASSQSQHSQLSTDTVSSMSGSYVAPGTEEEEEEEEEEGDMLPSPAAASVTASDGESTPVESPDVNFVSISAEELDAEGNDVLEDEDASPTQEDGPRTGAFLGLRCDNNNDMGIAHVKALDNKLCSEACLPGPEATNNNVRLQQTPRPRRPPGTRDLEQAATTLPV comes from the exons ATGGGGGCTCTGACCAGCCGGCAGAACGCAGGGGTGGAGGAAGTGGATATCCCCGCTAATTCCGTCTACAGATACCCCCCGAAATCCG GGAGCTACTTTGCGAACCACTTCATCATGGGAGGCGAGAAGTTCGACTCCACACACCCCGAGGGGTATCTCTTCGGGGAGAACAGCGACCTCAACTTCCTGGGGAACCGGCCCGTGGTG TTCCCTTACGCTGCTCCACCTCCTCAGGAACCCGTGAAGACCCTCAGGAGCTTAATCAATATCCGCAAGGACACCCTGCGCCTCGTCAA GTGCTCGGAGGAGGTGAAGACCCCCGGGGAAGAAGTCAGCAAAGCCAAGGTGCACTACAACGTGGAGTTCACCTTCGACACGGACACCCGCGTGGCCATCACCATCTACTACCAGGCAACCGAGGAGTTTCACAATGGGGTGGCCAG CTACATCCCCAGGGACAACAGCCTGCAGTCGGAGACAGTGCACTACAAGCGGGGGGTGTGCCAGCAGTTCTGTGTGCCCTCCCACACCATCGACCCCTCTGAGTGGAGCGAGGAGGAG ctggGCTTCGACCTGGACCGGGAGGTGTATCCCATGGTGGTGCAGGCGGTGGTGGATGAAGGAGAGG AGCACATCGGGCACTGCCATGTGCTGCTGGCCACCTTTGAGAAG caCAGTGATGGCACCTTCTGTGTGAAACCCCTCAAGCAGAAGCAAGTG GTGGATGGTGTGAGCTACCTCCTGCAGGAGATCTATGGCATTGAGAACAAGTACAACACACAGGATTCCAAG GTGGCCGAGGACGAGGTGAGCGATAACAGCGCCGAGTGTGTCGTCTGCCTGTCGGACGTGCGTGACACCCTCATCCTGCCCTGCCGGCACCTCTGCCTCTGCAACACCTGCGCCGACACCCTGCGCTACCAGGCCAACAACTGCCCCATCTGCAGGCTGC CTTTCCGAGCCCTGCTTCAAATCCGAGCCATGAGGAAGAAGCTGGGTCCCCTCTCGCCCACCAGCTTCAATCCCATCATCGCCTCGCAGACCTCGGACTCTGAGGAGCACTCG TCCTCAGAGAACATTCCCCCTGGCTATGAGGTGGTGTCGCTGCTGGAGGCCCTCAATGGGCCGCTCACACCCTCTCCGGCTGCTCTGCCACTGCGGGCCCTGGGGGACCCCCCGGGCATGGGGACCCTCCCCTCCTATGGCAGTGACGGCCCCCTGCCCGCCCTGAGGGCCCTCTCGCCCCTCCAGCGCCTGCCCGACTGCGGCCCCCCGGGGCTCAAGCTGAAGAAGAGCATCTCCAA GTCCGTCTCGCAGAACTCCTCCATCCTGCctgaagaggaggatgagaagTCGTGCACCGAGTCGGAGCCGAGGGTGTCCAGGAGGAGATCCCCAGCCCGGTGTGAGGAG GAATGTGGCGCGACACCAGAGAGCGAAAACTTCACCCTGTCATCATCAGGAGCCATTGACCAGTCCTCATGCACTGGGACACCCCTCTCCTCCACCATCTCGTCCCCGGAAGGTACAG AGCCCgtcagcagcagcctggcacagtCCGTCATGTCCATGGCCTCCTCCCAGAGCCAGcactcccagctcagcaccgACACTGTGTCCTCCATGTCTGGCTCCTACGTTGCTCCtggcacagaggaggaagaggaggaggaggaggaggagggggacaTGCTCCCCTCACCCGCGGCCGCAAGCGTCACAGCCTCTGATGGAGAG TCAACGCCTGTGGAGTCCCCAGATGTAAACTTTGTCAGCATCTCTGCCGAGGAGCTCGATGCCGAG ggcaaCGATGTGCTGGAGGATGAGGACGCCTCTCCCACGCAGGAAGACG GCCCGAGGACAGGCGCTTTCCTCGGTCTGAGGTGTGACAATAACAATGACATGGGCATCGCACACGTGAAAGCGCTGGACAATAAACTGTGCTCTGAGGCCTGCTTACCTG GCCCAGAGGCCACCAACAACAACGTGCGGCTGCAGCAGacgccccggccccgccgcccccccggcaCCCGAGACCTGGAGCAGGCAGCGACCACCCTGCCCGTGTGA